The following are encoded in a window of Mycolicibacterium tusciae JS617 genomic DNA:
- a CDS encoding phytoene desaturase family protein: MSACYDAVIVGGGHNGLVAAFYLARAGLKPLVLERRPFVGGACNTEDFAPGYRASTGAYVLSMLREAIWQDMALERRGIHVDPAGPTLNVYPDGASYYLGDDMAENVANTKRFSEHDARALPKFEEDLSEMVQQVLPVFDWTAPDPRVKSVDDLRGLAKLGRVGLRTRNHLDQLARLFTSSAHQILAERFESDHVKAALGWHAINDSVAGPSTPGTAFVLLHDHASEESDGGVRQWGFVRGGMGVLTETMAAAAREAGAEIRCDAAVEGIVTRGGQATGVRLVTGEEITATRVLSNADPKHTFLTLCDRTDLPDDFVRQVEAYRCMGTSMKINLALSELPYVAGHPREGVQPYHRGIMEVNPFIAEMDLHQAQAQYGLAVRDSHIEIVFPTVHDPSLAPAGKHIATIDVNSQPFHLRDENWDDIKETRADEAIAQLEAHFPGLSGLIVHRQVLSPLDMERVMGLTGGHALHGDMSPDQLLFMRPVRGWAKYRTPIKGLYLCGAGTHPGGGVTGANGRNAAREVLRDARSRRRWPGR; this comes from the coding sequence ATGAGCGCTTGCTACGACGCGGTCATCGTCGGCGGCGGCCACAACGGGCTGGTCGCCGCCTTCTACCTGGCACGGGCCGGGCTCAAACCCTTGGTCCTCGAGCGGCGCCCGTTCGTCGGCGGCGCCTGCAACACCGAGGATTTCGCACCCGGCTATCGCGCGTCGACCGGGGCATACGTGCTCTCGATGCTGCGCGAGGCGATCTGGCAGGACATGGCTCTGGAGCGGCGCGGCATCCACGTCGACCCGGCCGGACCGACGTTGAACGTCTACCCCGACGGTGCGAGCTACTACCTCGGCGACGACATGGCCGAGAACGTGGCCAACACCAAGCGCTTCTCCGAACACGACGCCCGAGCGCTGCCCAAGTTCGAAGAGGACCTCAGCGAGATGGTCCAGCAGGTGCTGCCGGTCTTCGACTGGACCGCTCCCGACCCCCGGGTGAAGAGCGTGGACGACCTGCGCGGGCTGGCGAAGCTGGGCCGCGTCGGCCTGCGCACGCGCAATCATCTCGACCAGTTGGCCCGGTTGTTCACCTCGAGCGCGCACCAGATCCTGGCCGAGCGGTTCGAGAGCGACCACGTCAAGGCGGCGCTGGGCTGGCACGCGATCAACGACAGTGTGGCGGGACCGTCGACGCCGGGCACGGCGTTCGTGCTGTTGCATGACCACGCCAGTGAGGAGAGCGACGGCGGGGTCCGGCAGTGGGGATTCGTGCGCGGCGGGATGGGTGTGCTGACGGAGACGATGGCCGCCGCGGCGCGCGAAGCCGGCGCCGAAATCCGTTGTGACGCGGCGGTGGAAGGCATCGTGACTCGCGGCGGACAGGCAACCGGGGTGCGGCTGGTCACCGGCGAGGAGATCACCGCAACCCGGGTGCTGTCGAACGCTGACCCGAAGCACACGTTCCTGACGCTGTGCGACCGCACCGATCTGCCCGATGACTTCGTCCGGCAGGTGGAGGCGTACCGGTGTATGGGCACCAGCATGAAGATCAATCTGGCGCTGTCCGAATTGCCTTATGTCGCAGGACATCCGCGTGAAGGGGTGCAGCCCTATCATCGCGGCATCATGGAGGTGAATCCGTTCATCGCGGAGATGGACCTGCATCAGGCGCAGGCGCAGTACGGTCTGGCGGTTCGTGACTCCCACATCGAGATCGTCTTTCCGACAGTGCATGACCCGAGCCTGGCGCCCGCAGGCAAGCATATTGCGACCATCGATGTGAATTCCCAGCCGTTCCATCTGCGCGACGAGAACTGGGACGACATCAAGGAGACCCGCGCTGATGAGGCCATCGCGCAACTGGAAGCGCATTTCCCCGGCCTGAGTGGTCTGATCGTGCATCGTCAGGTGCTCAGTCCACTGGACATGGAGCGGGTGATGGGCCTGACCGGTGGGCACGCCCTGCACGGCGACATGTCGCCGGACCAGTTGCTGTTCATGCGCCCGGTGCGGGGCTGGGCGAAGTATCGGACACCGATCAAGGGGCTCTATCTGTGCGGCGCCGGGACCCATCCCGGTGGCGGTGTCACAGGGGCCAACGGCCGCAACGCGGCCAGGGAAGTGCTCCGCGACGCGCGAAGCCGCAGGAGGTGGCCCGGACGTTGA
- a CDS encoding dihydroxy-acid dehydratase, with translation MRSRDQFEGTDRSLQRAWIKGAGFTDEELSQPLVMIANTYQDFSPENAHLRTLVDAVKSGVRMAGGTPIEFNTFHVTDSEAFAARSMRYVLPSRDVVADSIELMAEGHGVDALVLLTGGDKPTPGMVMAAARLNLPSILLYAGPTPYGVYRGKKLFLETVYDGVGQVVRGELDEVTLKHWEDELFPGPGAGDTLTSGNTAGIYCEALGMSLPHTGTLSAGCNNQIRAAKYTGMRIVELLRDDVRPRDILTAEAFENALRVALAVSGSTNLVLHFIAMAKEAGIELDFDTIDRIGRQTPTLAKLAPSGPWGVTDLHAAGGVPAVLAELGDLVNKSTITVSGQTTGEIASAAENLNPELLASRENPIAPEGAIFILRGSLAPDGAVVKASGVAPAMWKFEGTAKVFEDEESAIEGILGGEVTPGMAIIIRNEGPRGGPGMREMLGATSAVVGMGLSESVTLITDGRFSGATHGPAIGYVGPEAADGGPIGLVEDGDRILIDLDDRRLDLDVPDEVLEQRRSVWVRREPNVKSGYLAFYAQNVAPACQGAVMPR, from the coding sequence ATGCGTAGCAGAGATCAGTTCGAAGGCACCGACCGCTCGCTGCAGCGGGCCTGGATCAAGGGCGCCGGCTTCACAGACGAGGAACTCAGCCAGCCGCTGGTGATGATCGCCAACACGTATCAGGACTTCTCCCCTGAGAACGCGCACCTGCGCACCCTCGTCGACGCGGTCAAGTCCGGTGTGCGGATGGCGGGCGGCACCCCCATCGAGTTCAACACCTTCCACGTCACCGACAGCGAGGCGTTCGCAGCCCGCAGCATGCGTTACGTGCTGCCCAGCCGGGACGTCGTCGCCGACTCGATCGAACTGATGGCCGAGGGCCACGGTGTCGACGCACTGGTTCTGCTGACCGGTGGCGACAAGCCGACACCCGGCATGGTGATGGCGGCCGCCCGGCTCAACCTGCCGTCGATCCTGTTGTATGCAGGCCCGACGCCGTACGGCGTATACCGCGGGAAGAAGCTGTTCCTCGAGACGGTCTACGACGGAGTCGGCCAGGTGGTGCGCGGCGAACTGGACGAGGTCACCCTCAAGCACTGGGAAGACGAACTCTTCCCCGGGCCTGGCGCAGGTGACACCCTGACATCGGGCAACACTGCGGGCATCTACTGCGAGGCACTGGGAATGTCGTTGCCGCACACCGGAACACTGTCCGCCGGGTGTAACAATCAGATCAGGGCGGCCAAGTACACCGGAATGCGCATCGTCGAGCTGCTGCGCGACGATGTGCGCCCCCGCGACATCCTGACCGCCGAGGCGTTCGAGAACGCACTGCGGGTCGCGCTTGCGGTGTCGGGTTCGACCAACCTGGTGCTGCACTTCATCGCGATGGCGAAGGAGGCGGGCATCGAGCTCGATTTCGACACGATCGATCGCATCGGCAGGCAGACGCCGACGCTGGCAAAACTGGCGCCGTCGGGGCCGTGGGGTGTCACAGACCTGCACGCGGCGGGTGGTGTGCCCGCGGTGCTGGCCGAACTCGGCGACCTCGTCAACAAGTCGACGATCACCGTCTCGGGGCAGACCACCGGCGAGATCGCCTCTGCGGCCGAGAATCTGAACCCCGAGCTGCTGGCGTCTCGAGAGAACCCGATCGCGCCGGAAGGGGCGATCTTCATCCTGCGGGGGAGCCTGGCGCCCGACGGTGCGGTGGTGAAGGCTTCTGGCGTCGCACCAGCCATGTGGAAGTTCGAGGGCACGGCCAAGGTCTTCGAGGACGAGGAGTCCGCGATCGAGGGGATACTCGGCGGCGAGGTCACCCCTGGCATGGCGATCATCATCCGAAACGAGGGCCCTCGGGGCGGACCCGGGATGCGGGAGATGCTCGGAGCGACGTCAGCCGTGGTGGGCATGGGCTTGTCCGAGAGTGTCACGCTGATCACCGACGGCAGGTTCTCAGGAGCGACCCACGGACCGGCCATCGGGTACGTGGGGCCCGAGGCCGCCGACGGCGGGCCCATCGGGCTCGTCGAGGACGGCGACCGGATCCTGATCGACCTCGACGACCGGCGCCTCGACCTGGATGTGCCTGACGAGGTGCTGGAACAGCGCCGCTCGGTGTGGGTACGGCGCGAACCCAATGTGAAATCGGGATACTTGGCGTTCTATGCACAGAACGTCGCGCCGGCCTGCCAGGGTGCCGTGATGCCGCGATGA
- a CDS encoding aminotransferase class III-fold pyridoxal phosphate-dependent enzyme, which translates to MSGDLLADPATAFDDDAIAAAVGEQFGFHGTVRAHFDSERDQTALLANDSGVQRIVKISHLSVRAAEVDLEGQAAIWVQRVDPTLPMAVPLPTVTGELYGLSQHRLVRLYDRLPGAASRPGAALKPARVKEFGGVAARLGLALRGFFHPAAQRRLLWHVEARHEVRTMTDAIADADDRALVRAALDRFEDNVAPLWATLRAQPVHSDLTLDNLLLGDDDRICGIIDFGDLTHTALVADVAAALASAGSTRTGRDLLSTIALFLDGYTAISLLEPVERAVLADTLMLRNAIALSLSAARRDLHPRNAEYLQSWDAGAWNMLRELGAADPGDVAAAFGAPRPRSARAVLLTRRQAVFGSALAPLTYRDPLEPVKGSGAELFDADGLRYIDAYNNVPVVGHAHPRVATAIADQARLLSTNLRYLHPHAIDLAERLVASMPAGSGLDTVLFVNSGSEATDVAWRIATAVTGRTGALVTDFAYHGVTTATTAFSPEQWRGGWIPDHVERFPAPHGPDPKPGVDAAIERLALRGHRPAALLIDPTYTSDGILVPGRGYHRSLTEAARQAGAIVVADEVQAGFGRAGDHLWSFDGAGLAPDIVTLGKPMGNGYPIAAVIARRADVEALAAHTEFFSTYAGGPVGAAAASAVLDVIADENLVEHAAAMGVLLRDRLAGEHREVRGRGLLIGVQLDGGTQLAGAVLEAVRRNGVLIGATGPRSDVLKIRPPLVITPEQVQKVASVVLDAIETVAEERLSEERG; encoded by the coding sequence ATGAGCGGCGACCTGCTCGCCGATCCCGCGACGGCATTTGACGATGACGCGATTGCCGCCGCCGTGGGCGAGCAGTTCGGGTTCCACGGCACCGTGCGTGCGCATTTCGACAGCGAGCGCGACCAGACCGCCTTGCTGGCCAACGACTCTGGAGTGCAGCGGATCGTGAAGATCTCGCATCTTTCCGTGCGTGCCGCCGAGGTCGATCTCGAAGGACAGGCCGCGATATGGGTGCAACGGGTGGATCCCACGCTGCCGATGGCCGTACCGCTGCCGACCGTCACCGGCGAGTTGTATGGACTGTCGCAGCATCGGCTGGTCCGGCTGTACGACCGGCTGCCCGGTGCGGCCTCACGGCCTGGTGCTGCACTGAAACCGGCCCGGGTCAAGGAATTCGGCGGCGTGGCCGCGCGGCTCGGACTCGCACTGCGGGGCTTCTTCCACCCCGCGGCGCAGCGCCGGCTGCTCTGGCACGTCGAGGCCCGCCACGAGGTCCGCACGATGACCGACGCCATCGCCGACGCCGACGACCGGGCTTTGGTGCGCGCCGCGCTCGACCGGTTCGAGGACAACGTGGCGCCGCTGTGGGCGACGTTGCGGGCACAGCCGGTCCACTCGGACCTGACACTGGACAACCTGCTGCTCGGCGATGACGACCGTATCTGCGGCATCATCGATTTCGGCGATCTCACCCATACCGCGTTGGTGGCCGACGTCGCGGCGGCGCTGGCCTCGGCGGGCTCGACGCGCACCGGTCGGGACCTTCTGTCCACGATCGCGCTGTTCCTCGACGGCTACACCGCGATCAGCCTGCTGGAGCCGGTGGAGCGGGCCGTGCTCGCCGACACGCTCATGCTGCGGAACGCGATCGCGCTGAGCCTGTCGGCCGCCCGGCGCGATCTGCACCCGCGCAACGCCGAGTATCTGCAGAGTTGGGACGCGGGCGCATGGAACATGTTGCGCGAACTCGGCGCCGCTGATCCCGGCGACGTTGCGGCCGCGTTCGGAGCGCCACGGCCGCGGTCGGCTCGTGCGGTTCTCCTGACGCGCCGCCAGGCCGTCTTCGGGTCGGCGCTGGCGCCACTGACCTACCGGGATCCGCTCGAGCCGGTGAAGGGCAGCGGTGCAGAGCTTTTCGATGCCGACGGGCTGCGCTACATCGACGCCTACAACAACGTGCCCGTGGTCGGCCACGCCCATCCGCGGGTGGCCACGGCGATCGCCGACCAGGCCCGGCTGCTGAGCACCAACCTGCGCTACCTGCATCCGCACGCCATCGATCTCGCCGAGCGGCTGGTCGCGAGCATGCCGGCCGGTTCGGGTCTGGACACGGTGCTGTTCGTGAACTCGGGCAGTGAGGCGACCGACGTCGCCTGGCGGATCGCGACCGCCGTCACCGGCCGGACCGGCGCGCTCGTCACGGACTTCGCGTATCACGGGGTCACCACGGCGACGACCGCCTTCTCACCCGAACAGTGGCGTGGCGGCTGGATACCCGATCACGTCGAACGGTTCCCGGCACCGCACGGCCCGGATCCGAAGCCCGGTGTCGACGCCGCCATCGAGCGGCTCGCGCTGCGTGGGCATCGGCCGGCCGCGCTCCTCATCGATCCCACGTACACCAGCGACGGAATCCTGGTGCCCGGCAGGGGGTATCACCGCTCACTCACCGAAGCCGCCAGGCAGGCCGGCGCCATCGTGGTGGCCGACGAGGTGCAGGCAGGCTTCGGGCGCGCAGGCGATCACCTCTGGTCCTTCGACGGCGCCGGACTGGCGCCGGATATCGTCACCCTGGGCAAACCCATGGGCAACGGCTACCCGATCGCGGCGGTCATCGCGCGCCGCGCCGACGTCGAAGCGCTGGCCGCGCACACCGAGTTCTTCAGCACCTACGCCGGCGGCCCCGTCGGCGCGGCCGCCGCGTCGGCGGTGCTCGACGTCATCGCCGACGAGAACCTCGTCGAGCATGCGGCTGCCATGGGGGTACTGCTGAGGGACCGGCTGGCCGGCGAGCACCGGGAGGTGCGCGGCCGCGGATTGTTGATCGGGGTGCAGCTCGACGGCGGGACCCAGCTGGCCGGCGCGGTACTCGAAGCGGTGCGCCGCAACGGCGTGCTCATCGGCGCGACCGGACCCCGATCTGACGTACTCAAGATCCGACCACCACTGGTGATCACGCCCGAACAGGTTCAGAAGGTGGCCTCGGTGGTGCTTGACGCCATCGAAACAGTTGCAGAAGAACGCCTTTCAGAGGAACGAGGATGA
- a CDS encoding ABC transporter permease — MTRRGAETRGALAVLAAPTTALVVLFLVPFAVLVQMSVLKFPPNAASGATLDHYWDVVTDPLNLKIALTTFVIVTIAMTVMLLIALPLAYYMVFKAGKRELFLLLAIVVADELAPVVRVYAWQVILGRNGLVNAILPGPPIDWLLYSPFAVVIALVTSYITYTTIPIYAAMKAIEPVTLEAATDLGAGWFHQFRRILVPLAAPGILVAAILVYIPMYADFVAADILGGPSSYMLGQRIRDVILEEGDWGTGSAMNLVMLGLSGVFALLAYRMAQLNRMAT; from the coding sequence ATGACGCGCCGCGGTGCCGAAACCCGTGGTGCACTGGCGGTTCTCGCGGCGCCGACCACCGCCCTTGTGGTGCTCTTCCTCGTGCCGTTCGCGGTGCTGGTCCAGATGAGCGTCCTGAAGTTCCCCCCTAACGCGGCAAGCGGGGCCACCCTCGACCACTACTGGGATGTTGTCACCGACCCACTGAATCTCAAGATCGCGTTGACCACCTTCGTCATCGTCACCATCGCGATGACCGTGATGCTGCTGATCGCACTTCCGCTGGCCTATTACATGGTCTTCAAGGCAGGCAAGCGCGAACTGTTCCTGCTGCTGGCGATCGTGGTCGCCGACGAACTCGCGCCTGTCGTGCGGGTCTACGCCTGGCAGGTCATCCTCGGCCGCAACGGCCTGGTCAACGCAATCCTGCCTGGCCCACCCATCGACTGGTTGCTGTATAGCCCGTTTGCGGTGGTGATCGCCCTCGTCACGTCCTACATCACCTATACGACCATTCCGATCTACGCCGCGATGAAGGCCATCGAGCCGGTAACACTGGAAGCCGCAACCGATCTGGGCGCGGGATGGTTTCATCAGTTCCGACGCATCCTGGTGCCGTTGGCCGCGCCGGGCATCCTGGTCGCGGCGATCCTGGTGTACATCCCGATGTATGCCGACTTCGTCGCTGCCGACATTCTGGGTGGCCCGTCGTCATACATGCTCGGCCAGCGCATCCGCGATGTGATCCTGGAGGAAGGCGACTGGGGTACCGGTTCGGCGATGAACCTCGTCATGCTGGGGCTGTCCGGGGTGTTCGCGCTCCTCGCCTACCGGATGGCGCAGCTCAACCGGATGGCGACGTGA
- a CDS encoding ABC transporter permease — MSVSPWRAFLVMVGAVLFGPLLILVFFSFNDSSVLALPFEGLTLRWYRLALTDPSLHAALLNSTIVALIVAPLCLVLGTLAAFGITRFRFRGRGAVAGLVAAPLILPWLVIGIAALMAYAKADITLGLPTVIATQAVCTFPLVTAIVGAQLFRFERVQEEAAIDLGCNRIQVLRYVVFPHIAPALAAAGIFAFTWSFNNYEISAFTLGFQQTFPVWVYSSVRDPDHTAVVNAVSALISAVQVLLIWGGLKLIKRRTSNEAATAMITGASQAGGKA; from the coding sequence GTGAGCGTGTCGCCGTGGCGTGCGTTCCTGGTCATGGTCGGTGCGGTTCTGTTCGGGCCGTTGCTGATCCTGGTGTTCTTCTCCTTCAACGACTCCAGCGTGCTGGCTTTGCCGTTCGAGGGCTTGACCCTTCGTTGGTACCGCCTCGCCCTCACCGACCCGTCGTTGCACGCCGCGCTGCTGAACTCGACCATCGTCGCGCTCATCGTCGCTCCGCTGTGTCTGGTGCTCGGCACGCTGGCGGCATTCGGCATCACCCGGTTCCGCTTCAGGGGACGGGGCGCCGTGGCCGGGCTGGTCGCCGCACCGCTCATCCTGCCCTGGCTGGTGATCGGCATCGCGGCCCTGATGGCCTACGCCAAGGCTGACATCACGTTGGGTCTGCCCACGGTCATCGCGACGCAGGCGGTGTGTACGTTCCCGCTCGTCACGGCGATCGTCGGCGCCCAGTTGTTCCGCTTCGAGCGGGTACAGGAGGAGGCCGCAATCGACTTGGGTTGCAACCGGATTCAGGTGCTTCGCTACGTGGTGTTCCCGCATATCGCACCGGCCCTGGCCGCGGCGGGCATCTTCGCGTTCACCTGGTCGTTCAACAACTACGAGATCAGCGCCTTCACCCTCGGTTTCCAGCAGACCTTCCCGGTGTGGGTGTATTCCTCGGTGCGCGATCCCGACCACACCGCCGTCGTCAACGCCGTCTCGGCGTTGATCTCGGCCGTCCAGGTCCTGCTGATCTGGGGCGGCTTGAAATTGATCAAACGGCGCACCTCCAACGAAGCCGCGACCGCGATGATCACCGGGGCGTCCCAGGCGGGGGGCAAGGCATGA
- a CDS encoding ABC transporter substrate-binding protein, which yields MTRIKRALVLVAMSALVLITLAGCGGGSTPPGAGSTNPSDPTSISGTIRLYSYEDGYDAEYMKSFHEMYPNIKLETASFGSNEEAIAKIQAGFQADVINTCVDEASQEAVEKGVYAPLDTARLEHWDQIWPAMKEMPGVTVDGKFYVVPVDAGTAGLIYNAEKITTPPDSWNALFDPQFKGRASLQDNAVTAIDIGALATGITDPLNIDAAQLESVKQFLSEHRSQFRTLWEDQGEIAAQFKSGEIDIASGYTNIVKDLQSDGVPVEFAVAKEGQMLWTCGYGISPDIADENVDAAYALLNWYTSLPAQIYEATNWNYMTSNEGIVDAVTPEVRKDAALDTLFDLDNAIPAAPPKDRAAWVEAWAEVKAS from the coding sequence GTGACACGCATCAAGAGGGCGCTGGTCCTCGTAGCCATGTCAGCGCTGGTGCTCATCACGCTCGCCGGTTGTGGCGGCGGCTCGACCCCTCCGGGCGCGGGCAGCACCAATCCGAGCGATCCCACCTCGATCAGCGGCACCATCCGGCTGTACTCCTACGAGGATGGCTACGACGCCGAGTACATGAAGTCGTTCCACGAGATGTACCCGAACATCAAACTCGAGACCGCCTCGTTCGGCAGCAACGAAGAGGCAATCGCGAAGATCCAGGCGGGCTTCCAGGCCGACGTCATCAACACCTGCGTCGACGAAGCTTCGCAGGAGGCCGTCGAGAAGGGCGTCTACGCACCCTTGGATACCGCGCGTCTGGAGCACTGGGACCAGATTTGGCCCGCGATGAAGGAAATGCCCGGCGTCACTGTCGACGGCAAGTTCTACGTCGTGCCGGTCGACGCGGGCACCGCAGGACTGATCTACAACGCCGAGAAGATCACCACGCCACCGGACTCGTGGAATGCCCTGTTCGATCCGCAGTTCAAGGGCCGCGCCTCGCTGCAGGACAACGCCGTGACCGCCATCGACATCGGCGCGCTCGCGACCGGCATCACTGACCCGCTGAACATCGATGCCGCCCAACTGGAGAGCGTGAAGCAGTTCCTCTCCGAACACCGGTCGCAGTTCCGCACGCTCTGGGAGGACCAGGGCGAGATCGCGGCGCAGTTCAAGTCGGGCGAGATCGACATCGCCAGCGGCTACACCAACATCGTCAAGGACCTGCAGAGCGACGGGGTCCCGGTGGAGTTCGCCGTGGCCAAAGAGGGCCAGATGCTGTGGACGTGCGGGTACGGCATCAGTCCCGACATCGCCGACGAAAACGTCGATGCCGCATACGCGTTGTTGAACTGGTACACCAGTCTGCCCGCGCAGATCTACGAGGCGACCAACTGGAATTACATGACGTCCAACGAAGGCATCGTCGACGCGGTGACCCCAGAGGTCCGTAAGGACGCGGCGCTGGACACGCTCTTCGACCTCGACAACGCCATCCCTGCCGCCCCGCCGAAGGACCGCGCCGCCTGGGTGGAGGCGTGGGCCGAGGTCAAGGCCTCATGA
- a CDS encoding GntR family transcriptional regulator, with protein MSDRAVLRPIDMPRSLSEDAADRIREQIVLGGFSQGEHLKEARIAEQLNVSRGPVREAFKILRAEGLLAEEPHRGTFVVSLTANDVRDIYQVRASIEELAVRLVCQAGDPQALATLRTLVAGISDAAATGDASAVARADLAFHNGLCVLSGNSRVHEVFMRYVPTIRGLLRLDERIMPSLGEVACQHAPIVDAIESRDEELAARLAREHSLEAGRLLVALLDESG; from the coding sequence ATGAGTGATCGCGCAGTGCTGCGGCCCATCGACATGCCTCGATCGCTGAGCGAGGACGCCGCCGACCGGATCCGCGAACAGATCGTCCTCGGCGGGTTCAGTCAAGGCGAGCACCTCAAGGAAGCCCGGATCGCCGAGCAGCTCAATGTGAGCCGGGGGCCGGTGCGCGAGGCCTTCAAGATTCTGCGCGCCGAGGGATTGCTCGCTGAGGAACCGCATCGCGGGACGTTCGTCGTGAGCCTGACGGCCAACGATGTCCGCGATATCTACCAGGTCCGCGCATCCATCGAAGAACTTGCCGTCCGGTTGGTGTGCCAAGCGGGCGATCCCCAGGCGCTGGCCACGCTGCGGACGCTGGTGGCAGGGATCAGCGATGCCGCCGCGACCGGCGACGCGAGCGCAGTGGCACGGGCCGACCTGGCATTTCACAACGGACTGTGTGTGTTGTCGGGCAACTCGCGCGTCCACGAGGTCTTCATGCGCTACGTGCCGACCATCCGCGGCCTGTTGCGCCTCGACGAGCGGATCATGCCGTCTTTGGGTGAGGTCGCGTGCCAGCACGCGCCTATCGTCGACGCGATCGAATCGCGCGACGAGGAGCTGGCAGCCCGACTGGCAAGGGAGCATTCCCTGGAAGCCGGCAGGCTGCTGGTCGCGCTCCTTGACGAGTCCGGGTAA
- a CDS encoding mandelate racemase/muconate lactonizing enzyme family protein — protein sequence MSAIGRIEAWALGPEVERFRYTSHSDEVYTTTTLVRVTDTDGLTGIGAYDSDTFGMWDRGPIETLRPLLPLLLGMEAEDREGVYALVSEDNTSAFPPAVRSTIDTALWDLASRRRGIPLREMLAGGPTPTSLPGYASVPLLDDEAAYREALTGFVESGYTAVKLHAWGIPDRDAALLRALRPAFPALVMMFDAEGRYSVDGARLVAAACDDVGARWFEAPIPDFDVPGYRVLRDEFPSVPILPAGDAIWQPDLLRTVLLLEPFSAVRFDVSFVGGPTPAVRMIRAAEKAGLDVELISYGHTVIQAADLQVALAFGRTTYFEQAVPVEPFEHGVTTVLRTGTDGLVHAPDGPGLGIGIDESVLEQIAFDRLVLDETRS from the coding sequence GTGTCAGCCATCGGCCGGATTGAAGCCTGGGCGTTGGGTCCCGAGGTCGAGCGGTTCCGGTACACATCGCATTCCGACGAGGTGTACACGACGACCACCCTGGTGCGCGTCACCGACACCGATGGCCTGACAGGTATCGGCGCATACGACTCGGACACCTTCGGAATGTGGGACCGGGGCCCCATCGAGACGTTGCGACCGCTGCTGCCCCTGTTGTTGGGCATGGAGGCCGAGGACCGGGAGGGCGTCTACGCCCTGGTGTCCGAGGACAACACCTCCGCGTTCCCGCCCGCGGTGCGCTCAACGATAGATACCGCGCTGTGGGACTTGGCGTCCCGTCGCCGGGGGATCCCCCTGCGCGAGATGCTGGCCGGCGGGCCGACCCCGACGTCGCTGCCCGGATATGCCTCGGTGCCATTACTCGACGACGAGGCTGCCTACCGGGAGGCACTGACCGGGTTCGTCGAATCCGGTTACACCGCAGTCAAACTGCATGCGTGGGGAATTCCCGACCGCGACGCGGCACTGCTTCGCGCACTGCGCCCGGCGTTCCCCGCCCTTGTCATGATGTTCGACGCCGAGGGCCGCTACAGCGTCGACGGTGCGCGGTTGGTCGCGGCCGCCTGCGACGACGTCGGCGCGCGGTGGTTCGAAGCACCGATTCCGGACTTCGACGTGCCCGGCTACCGTGTGTTGCGTGACGAATTCCCCTCTGTGCCAATACTTCCAGCCGGTGACGCGATATGGCAGCCCGATCTGTTGCGCACGGTCCTGCTACTCGAGCCCTTCAGTGCGGTCCGCTTCGACGTGTCCTTCGTCGGTGGTCCCACTCCGGCGGTCCGGATGATCCGCGCTGCCGAGAAGGCAGGGCTTGACGTCGAGCTCATCAGTTACGGCCACACCGTCATCCAGGCCGCTGACCTCCAGGTGGCTCTCGCGTTCGGCAGAACGACCTATTTCGAGCAAGCGGTGCCCGTCGAGCCGTTCGAACACGGCGTCACCACCGTGCTGCGCACCGGAACCGACGGCCTCGTGCACGCCCCCGACGGTCCAGGCCTCGGAATCGGCATCGACGAATCGGTGCTGGAGCAGATCGCCTTCGATAGGTTGGTCCTAGACGAGACGAGGAGCTGA